attagaatctaattttgcaccatgtatctcatgtaatttttaaatttgtgtgtcatgtgaattattaagtgcaaaatcaaagagtccaaattcaagtagattctaaattgaattttaattggaattCAAATTTGCACCATATGACccatctaaatttttaatttttatggcaagtaaattattgagttTAAAAACCAAAGAATTCAGATCCAAGTagattttaaatcatatatatatatatatatatatatatatatatatatatatatatatatatatatttattgtgattgcttttaaatatattagtgtATATGCACGTGCTTACACCATAGTTGAACATAGAGGGTAGAGAGAAAAATCTTCATTTATAGAGGAATGTTTAACATAGATTGAGGAAGTAGTtgccaaaaaatcaaaaatctgGTTGCTTATGTGAACAGAAGTTTATATCaaaggtttttttcttttccctggGTATTCCAGGACTGCCCAATATAACATAAATGAACTATGGAGAGGGATAGAGGTTTCAATCTAAAATGGTTTCATAAGGTTGAGactttaattgataaaataaaaaattagggaCGTAACATAAAACAAGATATAAGCCTTGAGGTTTTTTatatacctttttctttttcttttaaacagAAAATATAGTGTAAATATATAGTGAGATTGTAATTGTGTATGTTATTCccaatttctatttgaaaataagTTTGATAAGTTTTATACCAAATCCTTCTAACTCTTTTGGGTTCAAATGATAGAAATGATACTCGTTGTGGTACTAGTTAATGTGTGtcatttgaagttttgaacccCACATATATCCTCCCTCatcgtttatatatataatccttcCAACTGTTTTTGGAAATGGCTTTATTAATTATGTTCAAAGTTATCTATAGTCTAAACAGTTGTAGAATGGATGAGAGGTTAACTGCTTTGACCGAATGGTTGAACAAAGAAATGTTAATAAAGAAATATTCAAAAGAATCTAAACACTCCTAAAATATATGCTTTGCCGAAAGCCTCGTTGAACAAGGTAATAATAGAAACAagctttaataatttttttcaaaaaaaattggtatataGAAACAAGAAAtacacataaaattaaaaatcgtatatactaaatttttttgctttaacaAGTTTCGATCAAAAGTGGCTGTATTTGCGCCAAAATCCCTTGTCATTGTGGTTTGACTTCTTCACGTACTAATATAAAACATTCAACCACTACCCACctgaaaagaaaattcaaaaatatcaaccaaaaaaaaaatctgcattGATTCGAAATTCCAGAAATTCTTTTTTACATACAATTCTTCTTATAAGATAGTGgcttttaattgataaaatccttcctatattaaaaaagaaaatgataaagtcttttattatcaaacaaagATCCTGAGATCAAATATAGACCCATGCTaaggggagggggagggggggggggatcgAAAGGAATTAATGAGACTCTCTCTTAAATGAACTTTTActgaaccaaaaaagaagaagaatatattTGCATTGACATGAAGGTAACTAAAATTAACCTATTTACTTATCATGCAAAAGTTATCTCCAtaatttttagaattcaaaatttcaaagaggTCACAATGTATTAGAtctcacctacatcaaaagaaGAGGGTTCTGCAAAAAGAGAGAATTATCTTCCATTTAAAAATCCATAAGCTGATGGACTTTCAATGGATTAGaacaatttctttttgaaatatgCTAATTTGCATGAATAGGAAGGCAATTAAAGTTAACATATTTACTTATCAttcagaattttattttataatctttaaTGAGGTCACAATGTCAAATAGCCAGGGTTGCCAAAGATTGGCAACAGAAAGGATGGGAAAAAAACAAGTTATTGTCAATGGCgcttatttgattatttttctcttgtttCTCAATCTTATAGACATTTTGTTTCTGGTGATCCATAGTGTTTctgaaaatcaaataatgtgAATACGCAATACTATTTCATGCAAAAGGACACAACATCATAATCTGTTTAACACAAACGTATAATTTCCAAGAAATTGAaccaatatttatttaatttattttttcccagACATCTTGAAGATCTTATCATGaattatatataacaaaaggGAAAGTTTCAAAAAGAACCAAACAACATAGACAAAAAGACTAAATAACAAAAGTGTAATCTGCATGCATGACAAAAAGCTAGTCTAGAAGAAAAACTAGAGAGACAAAAACCTAATCAACCCTCTTAATATTCAAATTACGCCAAACAATCTAAGCCATTTTATTTCTCCAACAAATACACAtaagaagaagagggagattACAGAAGCAAAGGAAAGAGACCCTTTTTCACCCACCTCACAATGACATATAACAcatataaaacaaataaataaataaataatcaccATACCAAAGTTCAAAGATTCAACGGAGGAAATCTTGCAAGATTATTCAAGAATATCCTAGATTGATCAAATGATAAAATACTAATGGCTATAATGACCAAACagcataacattttttttttaattgtgctCTTACTTCCATTCATGCAGGTAGATGAATGTTGTTGTTGAATCAACCAGTGATCCTTGCACAATGTGTAATGATGTTGCAACCGCGTCTGTAAGGATTAGCCCTTTGCCTCCTTTGACAATTGTAGTAGGAGTGACCGCGGCGACCACATGGGACGGAGTTGGCCCTGAGAGCTCCATAGCTTATATACCTCTGGCGTCGGCGTCTAAGCATTCGGCTAGGATGAGAATCCATCAACATCTCATCCTCCTCTCCAATGCATTCACCAATTGCACCATCGCATGTGCCATACTTGGTCAGACCCCAACTGCTAGCCTCATGGATATAAGGAGTTGATTCAGCCACCACGACCAATGCAAGGAGGAGGATTATCAAACAAGCCTTAACCTCCATTTTGATCAAATtcgcgtgtgtgtgtgtaaggtaaaagaaattatattggaaagtttatgagagaaaaataaagtttcttTGGCTATGCCTGGCCTCTGCTCTACCCTTCCTGTTAGAGAAGGGAGAAGAGAAGGATATAGATTGAAAGCTAGGATGGTTGTGAGGTTCTTGAGATagaaaaagaaggagagagagttGTGAAAATTTGGAGGGTAGGATTTTTATGGTTATGTTTTCTGTGGTTTAACGCAATTTGGGGTATCCATTTCTTGCTCCTTGTTTTTCTGACTTTTGGTtttgattatttataatatagaGATGGCTCTTGTCTGGGGGTGTTTTGTACGATTGGCGTAGCATTGCCAAAGCTGGGAGAGTGACTGTATTTTACAACCGCCAATGCCTCTATTTAGAATGTGTTACTCCACGtgtacaaactattttacaaatagCTGATGGAGTGggtgattattagtaaataaaaatatagaaaaatgatatattcacaatatttttacaacaaattataagtgacgggttgttactggttgttattgttggagcaaaaaagtaattttagtgttaaattcaaatttgaaccaataacaactaaccacctgtgatttattgtgaaaatgatgtaaaaatattgtgaccaTAGCAtctctcatatatataatgttagtGGTAGGCCAAATAAGAATtggcaaaaaaatttcacatcaacaatttataaaaatattataaaatagtttatatttgtaacattcttcttaaaatataagaattaaCTTTGTCCTTCAGtgtctttttcatttttgaaataaaaactaatattatGCACAGTCTAATAAGGTAGGTTCAAGTTACAACATGAATAATTTGACAaagattacatattttttaaaccatagatTCACAGGATCACGTtaacttacccaaaaaaaaaaaattatatacataatatatataaattaacataatttgaataccctaaaaataATATTGACTATCCTGACTTgataattttaagaatttaggttcaataaaaataaaattaatactaAGGACACAATAAAATGTTACAACAATTTTATAACATTCTAAAATTAACATACCAACTCACACGTGAGCATTTTTTAatctctaattaaaaaaaaaaatcgtatgCTAATACTGGAATtgttgtgacttttttttttttttttggtctctaGTGTTACTTACAAAAGTAATCTTGGCTCCCAAACATGATCTTTAACtctctaaacaaaaataaataaataaatgttcaaataacataaaaaataacccaaaaaaaccaaaagattaggccaaaacaacaacaaataaacCAGATATTCAACAAAAgctcatttaaaaataaaatataaaaactcaatGCAGTGTTCACAATATGAATAAGAGAATATATAGATACTCTTCACTCTATTTCTATGTATGGCTTCCATATTATCTTCCTTGTAGATTCCAAGGGGTGAGCCATGTAAAGATACTCCTTTTCTCTAAAtcccttccttaaaaaaaaaccccctcGAAACTCCTAGCTGATATACATACTCTTGTAACAAACTTAAATCTTAGCAAACTTTTATGGCTCACTCAATTGCAATCACTAGAAGCTTTCCTTATATTTTATCCTTTAacgaaaaaaaacaaaaaaaaaaatctttagtaATTTATGATCGTTGCATAAAAATCTACTTCAGCAAACTAGATGGGCTTGAAGCAGACACCCCTAAGAACGAAAACTGACACAACACACA
The sequence above is drawn from the Castanea sativa cultivar Marrone di Chiusa Pesio chromosome 5, ASM4071231v1 genome and encodes:
- the LOC142633812 gene encoding protein RALF-like 19 is translated as MEVKACLIILLLALVVVAESTPYIHEASSWGLTKYGTCDGAIGECIGEEDEMLMDSHPSRMLRRRRQRYISYGALRANSVPCGRRGHSYYNCQRRQRANPYRRGCNIITHCARITG